Proteins found in one Triticum aestivum cultivar Chinese Spring chromosome 4D, IWGSC CS RefSeq v2.1, whole genome shotgun sequence genomic segment:
- the LOC123096945 gene encoding E3 ubiquitin-protein ligase At3g02290: protein MGAFCSCLQADYSDHHGNETSGAFRNCMCLRCFTQQLINAYTVLFRVGTVHSVSQAIEATPLDSSESSFDTYRSPPRPLPYDDPRFSPPLRDWFASRHDPSSHSPEESEPLRPNYDAEMETMSSVDKPSKTNYDTKMKRSSSAYGDKLSRKESGNYFTYFSPSTEDEDVCPTCLEDYTSENPRIVMQCSHHFHLGCIYEWMERSEACPVCGKKMEFNETT, encoded by the exons ATGGGAGCTTTCTGCTCGTGTTTGCAAGCCGATTACTCCGACCACCATGGCAACGAGACTTCTGGTGCGTTTAGGAACTGCATGTGCCTCAGGTGTTTTACCCAGCAGCTGATCAATGCT TACACTGTTTTATTCCGAGTTGGAACGGTCCACTCTGTTTCTCAAGCTATAGAAGCCACCCCACTTGATTCATCTGAAAGTTCATTCGATACATATCGTTCACCTCCAAGACCACTGCCATATGATGATCCTAGATTCTCCCCTCCTCTGCGCGACTGGTTTGCATCAAGGCATGATCCTTCAAGCCATTCACCAGAGGAATCAGAACCACTCAGACCAAATTATGATGCGGAGATGGAAACGATGAGTTCAGTCGACAAGCCAAGTAAAACAAACTATGACACAAAAATGAAAAGAAGCAGCTCTGCTTACGGAGATAAGTTGTCCCGAAAGGAATCTGGAAATTATTTCACCTACTTTTCTCCATCTACTGAAGATGAAGATGTCTGCCCAACATGTCTTGAAG ATTATACTTCGGAGAATCCTAGGATAGTAATGCAGTGCTCACATCACTTCCACCTTGGCTGTATCTATGAGTGGATGGAAAGAAGTGAGGCATGCCCTGTTTGTGGAAAG AAAATGGAGTTCAACGAGACGACTTAG